The Sphingopyxis fribergensis genome contains a region encoding:
- a CDS encoding alpha/beta fold hydrolase produces the protein MKILLVLIFAPMIALTLMYFIFPGRLVAIGRALLRRRGGMVQKSVVVDGRTWPYLEGGDPTNPLLLLVHGFAGDKDNWSMIAPYLTRDYHVIAPDLPGFGENERDPDLAYDLQAQTARLKHFVDTLGLDRPHVGGNSMGGWIALRYAIDYPDALASLILLDNAGVNGANESDLQKQAANEDYNPLVLAGLEDADRLVGMVVHKPPYIPARLKPVLYADALKYRDQLDGIFWVIANEGRDFPLNDRLGEVKVPTLIIWGRHDRLLDVSCVPVLEAGIAGSQSHIFEHVGHVPMIEDPKATAAVMKGFLAKH, from the coding sequence ATGAAAATCCTGCTCGTCCTGATCTTCGCGCCGATGATCGCGCTCACGCTGATGTATTTTATCTTCCCCGGCCGCCTCGTCGCGATCGGCCGCGCGCTGCTGCGTCGCCGAGGGGGCATGGTGCAGAAGAGTGTCGTCGTCGACGGCCGCACCTGGCCCTATCTGGAGGGCGGCGACCCGACGAATCCGTTGCTGCTGCTCGTCCACGGCTTTGCGGGCGACAAGGATAATTGGTCGATGATCGCGCCGTACCTCACGCGCGATTATCATGTCATCGCGCCCGATCTCCCCGGCTTCGGCGAAAATGAGCGCGATCCCGACCTCGCTTATGACCTGCAAGCGCAGACCGCGCGGCTCAAGCATTTCGTAGATACGCTCGGCCTCGACCGCCCGCATGTCGGCGGCAACAGCATGGGCGGCTGGATCGCGCTGCGCTATGCGATCGATTACCCCGACGCGCTGGCCAGCCTGATCCTGCTCGACAACGCCGGGGTCAACGGCGCCAACGAAAGCGATCTGCAGAAACAGGCCGCGAACGAAGATTATAATCCGCTCGTCCTTGCGGGACTGGAGGACGCCGATCGGCTGGTCGGCATGGTCGTGCACAAACCGCCCTATATTCCGGCGCGCCTCAAGCCCGTGCTCTATGCCGACGCGCTCAAATATCGCGATCAGCTTGATGGCATTTTCTGGGTTATTGCGAACGAAGGCCGCGACTTTCCGCTCAACGACCGGCTGGGCGAGGTCAAGGTGCCGACGCTGATCATCTGGGGCCGCCACGATCGGCTGCTCGACGTCAGCTGCGTGCCCGTACTCGAAGCCGGCATCGCGGGCAGCCAGAGCCACATCTTCGAACATGTCGGCCATGTCCCGATGATCGAGGATCCCAAGGCGACGGCGGCGGTGATGAAGGGCTTTCTTGCCAAGCATTGA
- a CDS encoding alpha/beta hydrolase: MAAGAVILPADSAGAGARLHVTHWLPEGRPRAIILLAHGYAEHAGRYEYVAQRLTDAGYAIYAVDHWGHGHSDGEGGFVPRFSAFLDGMSELLTLVEINHADTPRLLLGHSMGGLIATLFLVERQQAFVAAALSGPAILPAQPPSRFTVWISRFLSRFFPRLGVLSLDSNGVSRDAQVVAAYQADPLVYDGKIGARLGKEFMDAMAVAQADAPKIHLPILIQHGEADRLTAPAGSRYLFANVASKDKRLEIYPGLFHEIYNEPERDAVLGDLIGWFDTHITGKAAA, translated from the coding sequence ATGGCGGCGGGTGCGGTGATCTTGCCCGCTGATTCCGCGGGCGCGGGGGCAAGGCTGCATGTCACCCACTGGCTGCCCGAAGGGCGTCCGCGTGCGATCATCTTGCTGGCGCATGGCTATGCCGAGCATGCCGGGCGCTATGAATATGTCGCGCAGCGGCTGACCGATGCCGGCTATGCCATCTACGCCGTCGACCATTGGGGCCATGGCCATTCGGACGGCGAGGGCGGTTTTGTGCCCCGCTTTTCCGCCTTTCTCGACGGGATGAGCGAGCTTCTGACGCTCGTCGAAATCAACCATGCCGATACGCCGCGCCTGCTGCTCGGCCACAGCATGGGCGGGCTGATCGCGACCCTGTTCCTCGTCGAGCGCCAACAGGCCTTCGTTGCCGCCGCGCTTTCGGGCCCGGCGATCCTGCCCGCACAGCCGCCTTCGCGCTTTACCGTCTGGATCAGCCGCTTTCTCTCGCGCTTCTTCCCGCGCCTCGGCGTGCTCTCGCTCGACTCAAATGGCGTCAGCCGCGACGCGCAAGTCGTCGCCGCCTATCAGGCCGACCCGCTCGTCTATGACGGCAAGATCGGGGCAAGGCTCGGCAAGGAATTCATGGACGCGATGGCGGTCGCGCAGGCCGACGCGCCGAAGATTCACCTGCCGATCCTGATCCAGCATGGCGAGGCCGACCGGCTCACGGCGCCCGCGGGTTCGCGCTATCTGTTCGCCAATGTCGCGTCGAAGGACAAACGGCTCGAAATCTATCCAGGGCTTTTCCACGAAATCTATAACGAGCCCGAACGCGACGCTGTGCTGGGCGATCTGATCGGCTGGTTCGACACGCACATAACAGGCAAGGCCGCCGCATGA